From one Aptenodytes patagonicus chromosome 16, bAptPat1.pri.cur, whole genome shotgun sequence genomic stretch:
- the SSTR2 gene encoding somatostatin receptor type 2 → MELEYELPNATAFWFSPASPFDNFSVETPTNASQNATGQHFDLTSNAILTFIYFVVCIIGLCGNTLVIYVILRYAKMKTITNIYILNLAIADELFMLGLPFLAMQVALVHWPFGKAICRIVMTVDGINQFTSIFCLTVMSVDRYLAVVHPIKSAKWRRPRTAKMINVAVWGVSLLVIMPIMIYAGVQHNHGRSSCTIIWPGESGAWYTGFIIYAFILGFLVPLTIICLCYLFIIIKVKSSGIRVGSSKRKKSEKKVTRMVSIVVAVFIFCWLPFYIFNVSSVSILIVPTPVLKGMFDFVVVLSYANSCANPILYAFLSDNFKKSFQNVLCLVKVSGMDEADRSDSKQDKSRLNETTETQRTLLNGDLQTSI, encoded by the coding sequence ATGGAGCTGGAATACGAGCTGCCCAACGCCACCGCGTTCTGGTTCTCCCCGGCTTCCCCCTTTGACAACTTCTCCGTGGAGACGCCCACGAACGCGTCGCAGAATGCCACAGGCCAGCACTTTGACCTGACTAGCAATGCCATCCTCACCTTCATCTACTTCGTGGTCTGCATCATAGGGCTGTGCGGCAACACGCTGGTGATATACGTCATCCTTCGTTATGCCAAGATGAAGACCATCACCAACATCTACATCCTCAACCTGGCCATCGCAGATGAGCTGTTCATGCTCGGTCTGCCATTCCTGGCCATGCAGGTCGCCCTGGTACACTGGCCCTTTGGCAAAGCCATCTGCCGAATTGTCATGACGGTGGATGGGATCAACCAGTTCACCAGTATCTTCTGCTTGACGGTTATGAGCGTTGACCGGTACCTGGCTGTCGTCCATCCCATTAAATCTGCCAAATGGAGGCGGCCCAGGACAGCCAAAATGATCAATGTGGCCGTTTGGGGTGTCTCCCTCTTGGTGATCATGCCCATCATGATTTATGCTGGGGTGCAGCATAATCACGGCAGGAGTAGCTGCACCATCATCTGGCCGGGAGAGTCGGGTGCCTGGTACACAGGCTTCATCATCTACGCCTTCATCCTGGGCTTCCTGGTGCCTCTCACCATTATCTGCCTTTGCTACTTGTTCATCATTATCAAAGTCAAGTCCTCGGGCATCAGAGTGGGCTCCTCCAAGAGGAAAAAGTCCGAGAAGAAAGTCACCAGGATGGTCTCCATCGTGGTCGCTGTCTTCATCTTCTGCTGGCTCCCCTTCTACATCTTTAACGTCTCCTCAGTCTCCATCCTGATCGTGCCCACGCCTGTCCTCAAGGGCATGTTCGACTTTGTGGTGGTCCTCAGTTACGCCAACAGCTGTGCCAACCCCATCCTTTATGCCTTCTTGTCCGACAACTTCAAGAAGAGCTTTCAGAACGTCCTCTGCCTGGTGAAGGTCAGCGGCATGGACGAGGCGGACCGGAGCGACAGCAAGCAGGACAAATCCAGGCTCAACGAGACCACAGAAACCCAAAGGACCCTGCTCAATGGTGACCTGCAGACAAGCATCTGA